The window AGGAACATAGGCTTGAGGCTGCCAGACTTAAGGATGAGGCACTGGAAGAGCTTGAAAGTCATGAGATCATTGATTTATTAAATAAGCCAAATGATTATCAAACAGGAGTAGAATTTAGAGAATCTTTATTGGGTTTCTTCAAGGTTCTGGGAGAAACGTTTGTTTATGGTATCGCTCCCTCAAACGGTAGAAATGCTGGAAAGTTTAAGGAGCTGCATGTTGTGCCCCCGACTATTATTGAGCCTGTCTACTCTGGCAATATACTAGATCCAGTATCTCATTACCTGATTATGGTTGATGGTAAACAGGAGAGAATTGAAAAAGAGAACGTTTTTCATTACAAAACATGGAATCCGTTAAGTGAAACGGGCGGTTTGTCTCCGATTAAGGTGGGTAACAAGCTTTTAAAGACAAATGACGCGAACAATGCAGCTGCTGCAAAAGCTTATGAAAACGGTGGATCAGCTCACTTATTAAGCGGCAAAGGTGAAAGATCTTTAACTCCAGAGCAGATAGATCTTTTAAATGAAAGGATAGCCGCGCAATTAAAGGGAACAGATAACTATAAAAACATTGTTGCTACAAATGGAATGGTTGATGTTACTAAGATCGGTGACAGTCCAGCTGAGTTAGAGTTGATCAGTGCTGACGTTCATCAAAGAGGTATAATTGCATCTTTATTCGGTGTAGATCCTATTTTAGTAGGAGATAAGCAAGGCAGTAGTTTTGCAAATCAGGAGCAGGCTTATAAAGCTTTAGTTACTAATTCAGTAATGCCAGATCTTAACGGTATTGCTGAGGGTTTAACTGCCTGGCTATTGCCGCGCTTTGGTAATAATTTACACCTTGCGTTTGATACAACTGTATATCCGGAATTGCAACCAGATCTGGAATTGATGATGAAAGTTTATGGTAAACCGAACTTAACTCCTAATGAGGTTCGAAGTATCTTTAAATGGGATGCCTCAAAAGACCCTAATATGGATCGCCATTATATAGAGTCTAAAATGATCCCGATTGAAATGGCAGGCACTGTAAAGGCTACAGGAAAGGATGACGAAGAAAAATAAAAATATTCATATATGGATAATTTGCATAATTAAAATTTAAGTTATACTTTTACGACAGAAAGAGAAAGCTATACTAAAGTAAGCAGCTAGATAGGGATAAGTTGAGAGTGGTGTCGCGTTACAAAATAGTGTAGTTTTCTCTTTTTTTATTTAGAGGGAGATTAGTCAGATGGAGAAGTCAAAAGATATTGGTGTTACAAAAGACAAGCTAAAAGAGCTTAAATCGAAAGTAACCGATGGTAAATTAAAAAAGTCCATTGATCAAAAGCTAAACAGCATCAACAAACCAATATCAAAATAAATGAAGTTTACTTGTAAAGAATTAAGCGGTCAATCTTTTGAGACTAAGCAAGAAATGTTTGCTGCTTTAAAGGCCTCTAAGGAGGCGATTATTAAGCAAAAGACTGAAGCTGTTAAGTTCTCTGATCACATTGACTACTCACTAAAGGAGGATGGCACATTAAAGCAGGAGGATGGTTCAGCAACCCAGCTTAAGTATGGCGATTACGTTTATCCAATTATAAACAGCACTAATTACCTAGATAGTCACTCAGATCTGCATTTATACGGCATCTGGGATAAGTCCGCTGAAGAGCAAAAAGGTAGGATTTATTTCATTATCAATCACGATTTATCTGTTGGCAATGTAATCAGCTATCCTAAAGAGGTTGAGTTGATAATCAAAGAGGTAGAGTGGAGTAAGCTTGGTAAGTCATACCCTGGAAGTACTCAGGTATTGATGTTTAAAGCAATGGTAACAGAGAAGTCTAATCCAGCTGCCTTTTACATCTTAAGAGATAAAGAGGATGTTCAGTATTCTGTCAGAATGCGGTATGTAAGATTAGAGCTGGCAATTAATGATAGCTCTGAGTATTACAAGCAAGAGAAAGCGGTTTTCGATAAGTATCTGCCATTGATTGTAAATCAGGAGAAAGCTATTGAGGACGGATATTTCTGGGTTATTCATGAGGCAGAAATTTATAAAGAGGGATCTATGGTGCTGTTCGGATCAAATGATGCTACAGCAACTTTATACGATATAGAGAATA is drawn from Pedobacter sp. HDW13 and contains these coding sequences:
- a CDS encoding phage portal protein, with amino-acid sequence MGMLNLFKSVKKGVIDPAKGSFQLVVNGIVSWFADNKAAYLKNGYGKNVHVYVAVNVYLRKAKVAPFILSKVKSKKKLVKYDQFMQSKNQEHRLEAARLKDEALEELESHEIIDLLNKPNDYQTGVEFRESLLGFFKVLGETFVYGIAPSNGRNAGKFKELHVVPPTIIEPVYSGNILDPVSHYLIMVDGKQERIEKENVFHYKTWNPLSETGGLSPIKVGNKLLKTNDANNAAAAKAYENGGSAHLLSGKGERSLTPEQIDLLNERIAAQLKGTDNYKNIVATNGMVDVTKIGDSPAELELISADVHQRGIIASLFGVDPILVGDKQGSSFANQEQAYKALVTNSVMPDLNGIAEGLTAWLLPRFGNNLHLAFDTTVYPELQPDLELMMKVYGKPNLTPNEVRSIFKWDASKDPNMDRHYIESKMIPIEMAGTVKATGKDDEEK